In Opitutus sp., one genomic interval encodes:
- a CDS encoding sulfite exporter TauE/SafE family protein — translation MEFAGISTPAAAFVAGLVTSLHCAGMCGPLACMMAPAKDDPSDPFTVATIYHVARLVGYTTLGALAGGLGRMPLAFAGDWALLLLPWTLVLFFVVVGLRLEKHFPRFAALTRLQWRLQAALRGRSRLRVAAVMGFATPLLPCGPLYFLLAISAFSGTALRGAEFMLAFGLGTVPLLWIVQANYGRLRLKLSPVWLARLQAGLALLTALVITWRLSRAPGGFLCN, via the coding sequence ATGGAGTTCGCGGGTATTAGCACCCCGGCGGCCGCCTTTGTCGCGGGTCTGGTCACCAGCCTTCACTGCGCGGGCATGTGCGGCCCGCTGGCCTGCATGATGGCTCCGGCTAAGGACGACCCGTCCGATCCGTTCACGGTGGCCACGATTTACCATGTGGCACGCTTGGTCGGTTACACCACGCTCGGCGCTCTGGCCGGCGGACTGGGGCGCATGCCGCTGGCGTTTGCGGGAGACTGGGCCCTGCTACTGCTGCCGTGGACCCTCGTGCTGTTTTTCGTGGTAGTCGGACTTCGACTTGAAAAACACTTCCCCCGTTTCGCAGCGCTGACTCGGCTGCAATGGCGCTTGCAGGCGGCGCTCCGCGGCCGCTCCCGCCTGCGCGTGGCCGCTGTCATGGGATTTGCCACCCCGCTGCTGCCCTGCGGCCCGCTTTATTTCCTGCTGGCGATTAGTGCGTTCAGTGGAACGGCGCTTCGCGGCGCGGAGTTCATGCTGGCCTTCGGCCTGGGCACCGTACCGCTCCTGTGGATCGTTCAGGCCAACTACGGCCGCCTCCGCCTGAAACTATCGCCCGTCTGGCTGGCACGCCTTCAGGCCGGTCTCGCCCTGTTAACTGCGTTGGTCATCACGTGGCGCCTGAGCCGCGCGCCAGGAGGTTTCTTATGCAATTAA
- the ccoG gene encoding cytochrome c oxidase accessory protein CcoG, giving the protein MQPPAAPRPNRDFVTTIREDGSRLFLHPADARGRWTTARRWSAWVLIVVYLLLPWIPVGGHPAVFLDIAERRFHLFGFTLAFQDTWLMFFGITGLGFSLFFITSLLGRVWCGWACPQTVFLEHVYRRLERWLEGDAQARRKLDIQPWTPAKFIRRGGKQVLFFIVSAMIAHLFLAYYVSLPQLWSMMHANPGEHWASFVFVFVFTSILYFNFAWFREQLCIVICPYGRLQSVLVDDHTLNIGYDAQRGEPRGKVGTPDAGACVDCNRCVQVCPTGIDIRQGLQIECIACAACVDACDEVMTKVKRPRGLIRYDSVAGFAGARTRWLRPRTVFYTLLLAVGTAVATWALSTVRPANLAITRLQGAPYFVTAEAVRNQYLVRIVNKRDVPVRFVITLPGAPAELVRTGLDGTVELAPLAEEVRPLIVQMPRKTYAGEFTLNVRLADDAGTFTVERPVRFVGPDRQLLDADSNVKAPGENP; this is encoded by the coding sequence ATGCAACCGCCCGCCGCTCCTCGCCCCAATCGTGATTTTGTTACCACCATCCGGGAGGATGGCTCGCGGCTGTTCCTGCACCCCGCCGACGCGCGTGGTCGCTGGACCACTGCTCGGCGCTGGTCGGCCTGGGTGCTGATCGTTGTTTACCTGCTGCTCCCGTGGATTCCGGTGGGCGGCCACCCCGCCGTGTTTTTGGACATCGCCGAACGCCGTTTCCACCTCTTCGGCTTCACCTTGGCGTTCCAAGACACGTGGCTGATGTTTTTCGGCATCACCGGACTGGGATTCTCTCTGTTTTTCATCACCTCGCTTCTGGGCCGAGTATGGTGCGGCTGGGCCTGTCCACAGACCGTTTTTTTGGAGCATGTTTATCGTCGCTTGGAGCGCTGGTTGGAGGGCGACGCCCAAGCTCGGCGCAAGCTCGATATCCAGCCGTGGACGCCGGCCAAGTTCATCCGCCGGGGCGGTAAACAAGTCCTGTTTTTCATCGTATCGGCGATGATCGCGCACCTGTTCCTCGCCTACTACGTGTCGCTCCCCCAACTCTGGTCGATGATGCACGCCAACCCCGGTGAACACTGGGCTTCGTTTGTTTTCGTCTTCGTCTTTACCAGCATCCTTTATTTCAACTTCGCCTGGTTCCGCGAACAACTCTGCATCGTCATCTGCCCCTATGGCCGCCTGCAATCGGTGCTGGTTGACGACCACACGCTCAACATCGGCTACGATGCGCAGCGCGGCGAACCACGTGGGAAAGTCGGCACGCCAGATGCCGGTGCGTGCGTCGACTGCAACCGTTGTGTGCAGGTTTGCCCCACGGGCATCGACATCCGCCAAGGTCTCCAGATCGAGTGCATCGCCTGCGCCGCCTGCGTTGATGCCTGCGACGAGGTCATGACCAAGGTGAAACGCCCGCGCGGCCTCATCCGCTACGATTCAGTGGCTGGCTTTGCCGGTGCGCGCACCCGTTGGCTGCGCCCCCGCACCGTATTCTACACCCTCTTGCTGGCGGTCGGCACTGCGGTGGCAACGTGGGCGCTCTCGACCGTGCGCCCCGCCAACCTCGCGATCACCCGGCTGCAAGGCGCGCCCTACTTCGTGACCGCCGAGGCCGTGCGTAACCAGTACCTTGTGCGCATCGTGAACAAACGCGATGTGCCTGTCCGTTTCGTGATCACGCTGCCGGGCGCACCAGCGGAGCTCGTTCGCACCGGCTTGGATGGCACCGTCGAGCTCGCCCCGCTGGCCGAAGAGGTCCGCCCGCTGATCGTGCAGATGCCCAGGAAAACCTACGCCGGCGAGTTTACCCTCAACGTACGCCTAGCCGACGATGCCGGCACTTTTACCGTGGAGCGCCCGGTGCGTTTCGTCGGGCCCGACCGTCAACTCCTCGACGCAGATTCGAATGTTAAAGCGCCAGGCGAAAACCCATAA
- a CDS encoding c-type cytochrome produces MNPNKPHQEPGEDPIRHHVFDGIAEYDRRLPNWWLVTLYAGIVFAIVYWMATEHFGRSTNESRLDAEMQRIEAEKLAASASALDDATLWKMSRNPVFVEAGRATFQSTCASCHHAALTGGIGPNLVDTTWIHGGSPINLLKVVNEGVAAKGMPAWGPVLGGKKVSEVVAFVLSHHTPPATP; encoded by the coding sequence ATGAATCCAAATAAGCCGCACCAAGAGCCCGGTGAGGACCCGATCCGCCACCATGTGTTTGATGGCATCGCCGAATACGACCGACGCCTTCCCAACTGGTGGCTGGTGACCCTCTACGCAGGCATCGTCTTTGCAATCGTCTACTGGATGGCCACCGAACACTTCGGCCGCTCCACCAACGAATCCCGTCTGGATGCCGAAATGCAGCGCATCGAGGCCGAAAAACTCGCCGCCTCTGCCTCCGCGCTCGACGACGCCACCCTGTGGAAGATGAGCCGCAACCCCGTCTTCGTCGAAGCCGGCCGCGCCACCTTCCAGTCCACCTGCGCCAGTTGTCACCATGCCGCCCTCACCGGTGGCATCGGGCCCAATCTGGTCGACACCACCTGGATCCATGGCGGTAGCCCGATTAACCTGTTGAAAGTGGTCAACGAGGGTGTTGCCGCCAAGGGCATGCCTGCGTGGGGCCCCGTGCTCGGTGGCAAGAAGGTGTCGGAAGTCGTGGCGTTTGTCCTGAGTCACCACACCCCGCCCGCCACCCCATAA
- the ccoN gene encoding cytochrome-c oxidase, cbb3-type subunit I — protein MSDRKITIEYNDHVVRQFLLACILWGAVGMLVGVVVASQLNFWRLNFDLPWLTFGRLRPLHTNAVIFAFVGNMMFAGVYYSTQRLVKARLASDFLSQLHFWGWQLIIVAAAITLPLGFSRGKEYAELIWPINIAVAFIWVVFAVNFFWTLARRQEPALYVAIWFYIGTIITVAMLYIVNHLSIPTSLLHSYPVFGGVQDALVQWWYGHNAVAFFLTTPILGIMYYFVPKAAERPVYSYRLSVIHFWSLVFVYIWAGPHHLLNTALPGWLQALGMTFSLMLWAPSWGGMLNGLLTLRGAWHKLRTDPVLKFFAAAVTFYGMATFEGPLLSIKSVNALAHYTDWIVGHVHAGALGWNGFMAAGMIYWLLPRLWNKPLYSTALANLHFWLGTFGILLYVAAMWTSGITQGLMLNATTENGTLLAYPNFLDTLNAIRPMMLFRVLGGGLYLVGWLLLAYNAYRTLRGAKAVNGTIEVFVADKPAEERLGLGAMVINPPVIFSVFGTVFACAWMFGGDFLKLAGLFGTALVILLAWVHFRTRISRWAAWYDRLLLNALPFTILTFLAVAAGGLIQIIPTTLVNRASNVEGRRQIPYTPLELAGRDIYISEGCFNCHSQMIRTLVPDVLRYGDYSRLGESIYDHPFQWGSKRTGPDLARVGGKYPNLWHYRHMKDPRDVSPGSNMPNYPWLFTQDTDVAALPAKLAAQRTLGVPYPEYKGDELTALVNAQANAIAADLKTAGASVEPGREIVALIAYLQKLGKHEVIAPRLPVAP, from the coding sequence ATGTCCGACCGCAAGATCACGATCGAATACAACGACCATGTCGTCCGCCAATTCCTGCTCGCCTGTATCCTTTGGGGTGCAGTGGGTATGTTGGTGGGTGTCGTGGTCGCTTCCCAACTCAACTTTTGGCGGCTCAATTTTGACCTGCCTTGGCTGACCTTCGGGCGCCTGCGCCCGCTCCACACCAACGCGGTCATCTTTGCCTTCGTGGGCAACATGATGTTCGCGGGCGTGTACTACTCCACCCAGCGCTTGGTAAAAGCGCGTCTGGCGAGTGATTTTCTCTCACAGCTCCATTTTTGGGGCTGGCAGCTCATCATTGTGGCGGCAGCGATCACGCTCCCGCTTGGGTTTTCCCGCGGCAAGGAGTACGCCGAGCTGATCTGGCCGATCAACATCGCCGTCGCCTTTATCTGGGTGGTCTTCGCGGTTAACTTTTTCTGGACGCTGGCCCGCCGACAGGAGCCGGCCCTGTACGTCGCAATCTGGTTCTACATTGGTACCATCATCACCGTGGCGATGCTCTACATCGTTAACCACCTTTCGATCCCGACCAGTTTGCTCCACTCGTATCCGGTTTTTGGCGGCGTTCAGGACGCCTTGGTTCAGTGGTGGTATGGGCACAACGCCGTGGCATTCTTCCTGACCACTCCGATTCTGGGCATCATGTATTACTTCGTGCCGAAGGCGGCCGAACGTCCCGTTTACAGCTACCGCCTCTCGGTCATTCATTTTTGGTCACTGGTCTTCGTTTACATCTGGGCTGGTCCCCACCACCTACTCAACACCGCCCTGCCTGGCTGGTTGCAGGCACTCGGTATGACGTTCTCGCTCATGCTGTGGGCTCCTTCCTGGGGCGGTATGCTCAACGGCCTGCTCACGCTGCGCGGCGCCTGGCACAAACTGCGCACCGATCCCGTGCTCAAGTTCTTCGCCGCCGCCGTCACCTTCTACGGCATGGCCACTTTCGAGGGGCCGCTGCTCTCCATCAAATCAGTTAACGCCCTCGCGCATTACACCGACTGGATTGTCGGCCATGTTCACGCCGGCGCGCTCGGCTGGAACGGCTTCATGGCCGCTGGTATGATCTACTGGCTCTTGCCCCGTCTCTGGAACAAGCCGCTCTACTCCACTGCCCTCGCCAACTTGCACTTCTGGCTCGGCACCTTCGGCATCCTGCTCTACGTCGCCGCCATGTGGACCTCGGGCATCACCCAGGGCCTCATGCTCAATGCCACGACTGAAAATGGCACGCTGCTGGCGTATCCCAACTTCCTCGACACGCTCAACGCTATCCGCCCGATGATGTTGTTCCGCGTGCTTGGCGGTGGCCTTTACCTCGTCGGCTGGCTGCTCCTTGCCTACAACGCCTACCGCACCCTGCGCGGCGCCAAGGCCGTCAACGGCACCATCGAGGTCTTCGTGGCCGACAAACCCGCTGAGGAGCGCCTCGGCTTGGGTGCGATGGTCATTAACCCTCCTGTGATCTTCTCCGTGTTCGGCACGGTCTTCGCCTGCGCCTGGATGTTTGGCGGAGACTTTCTCAAGCTCGCCGGCCTGTTCGGCACCGCCCTGGTCATTTTGCTGGCGTGGGTCCATTTCCGCACCCGCATCAGCCGCTGGGCAGCGTGGTATGACCGCCTGCTGCTCAATGCCCTGCCGTTCACGATCCTGACCTTCCTTGCGGTCGCCGCCGGCGGTTTGATCCAGATCATCCCCACCACCCTGGTTAACCGCGCCAGCAACGTGGAGGGCCGCCGCCAAATCCCCTACACCCCCTTGGAGCTAGCTGGCCGCGATATCTACATCAGCGAAGGCTGCTTTAACTGCCATTCGCAGATGATTCGTACCCTCGTTCCCGACGTGCTTCGCTACGGCGACTACTCCCGCCTCGGTGAGTCGATCTACGATCACCCTTTCCAGTGGGGATCCAAGCGCACCGGCCCCGACCTCGCTCGTGTCGGCGGCAAGTATCCAAATCTCTGGCACTACCGTCACATGAAGGACCCCCGCGATGTGTCGCCCGGCTCCAACATGCCCAACTACCCGTGGTTGTTCACCCAGGACACCGATGTTGCCGCCCTGCCTGCCAAACTCGCCGCGCAGCGCACACTCGGGGTTCCCTATCCTGAGTACAAAGGCGACGAGCTCACGGCTTTGGTCAACGCCCAGGCCAATGCCATCGCGGCTGACCTCAAAACTGCGGGTGCAAGCGTCGAGCCCGGCCGTGAGATCGTAGCGCTCATCGCCTACCTCCAAAAACTGGGTAAACACGAGGTGATCGCACCTCGCCTGCCGGTCGCCCCTTAA
- a CDS encoding PocR ligand-binding domain-containing protein → MSSEQTAHSSRVLVEQLKRSQIYRDYEQAFRDTTGLPFRLRAVEAFDLTHRGDPNENPFCALMSKSNQSCSACLMLQKRVEEEARLEPKTLKCFAGMCDSAVPVRVGENLIAFLQTGQVLLHKPSAAQFARTTREILKFGAAVDLKRLEEAYFQSRVLTAKQYEAIVRLLEIFAQHLASLSNQLSVREANAEAPSINRARAFITERHADDLSLGDVAKAVNMSAFYFCKMFKQATGVTFTEYLARVRVEKVKNLMLNPHKRISEAAFEAGFQSLSQFNRVFRKVAGEAPTAYRDRLHAVAV, encoded by the coding sequence ATGTCGTCCGAACAAACGGCCCATAGCAGTCGAGTCCTCGTCGAGCAGCTCAAGCGCTCGCAGATCTATCGTGATTATGAGCAAGCCTTTCGCGATACAACCGGACTCCCGTTCCGGTTGCGCGCAGTCGAGGCGTTTGACCTCACGCATCGCGGCGATCCGAACGAAAACCCGTTCTGTGCGCTCATGTCGAAGAGCAATCAGAGCTGCTCGGCTTGCCTGATGTTGCAAAAGCGCGTCGAGGAGGAGGCCCGGTTGGAGCCCAAGACGCTGAAATGTTTTGCCGGCATGTGTGACTCGGCGGTGCCAGTGCGGGTGGGCGAAAACCTGATTGCGTTTCTGCAAACTGGACAGGTTTTGCTGCACAAGCCGTCTGCTGCGCAGTTCGCGCGCACGACGCGTGAAATCCTGAAGTTTGGGGCTGCGGTGGATTTGAAGCGGCTGGAGGAGGCTTATTTTCAGTCGCGGGTGCTCACCGCGAAGCAATACGAGGCGATCGTGCGCCTACTGGAGATTTTCGCGCAGCACCTGGCTTCACTCAGCAACCAGCTTTCGGTGCGTGAGGCTAATGCCGAGGCCCCGTCGATCAACCGGGCGCGCGCGTTTATCACGGAGCGTCACGCCGACGATCTATCGCTCGGCGACGTGGCTAAAGCCGTGAACATGAGTGCGTTTTATTTCTGCAAGATGTTCAAGCAGGCGACGGGCGTAACGTTCACCGAATACCTCGCGCGGGTACGGGTCGAGAAAGTTAAAAACCTTATGCTTAACCCCCATAAACGGATCAGTGAGGCGGCGTTCGAGGCGGGTTTCCAGTCACTCTCCCAGTTCAATCGGGTTTTCCGCAAGGTCGCCGGGGAGGCGCCTACCGCTTACCGCGATCGTCTGCATGCGGTGGCAGTTTAA
- a CDS encoding rod shape-determining protein RodA has protein sequence MPASFRPPLELFGVFKTTTRTRFDWITPLALLALGAIGVAFIYSAQLATAQNNWTTQLVWLALGGLVYSGVSLIDYRLWLSISHWFYFGCILTLLLVLTPGIGTERYGAQRWLDLGFFALQPSEPTKAAVLLMTAGILVRSKVGTLGRSLGTLGKLALAAGLPIFLILLQPDIKSAIVLPPVIFSMLYVSKLSTRFFAVALGAFLILVSLISRDCYRYVKFMEINNFSFSADKGKFEPHALLPLHDYQRNRIISFAMPDKIDPNGVGWNQRQSLISVGSGGLTGKGWTQGTQAQLGYLPRAVAHNDFIASVIAEEKGFLGSVTVLGLFGIVMFNGIRIAGLSRDRFGTLIAIGVTVLFAVHVFVNIAMTIGLVPITGIPLPFISYGGSFVLSCCLLQGLVQSVYRFRKDFT, from the coding sequence GTGCCTGCCAGCTTCCGCCCTCCCCTCGAACTCTTTGGCGTCTTTAAAACGACGACCCGGACGCGTTTCGACTGGATCACCCCACTGGCGCTCCTGGCTCTCGGCGCGATCGGCGTCGCCTTTATCTACAGCGCACAACTGGCCACCGCCCAAAACAACTGGACGACCCAACTGGTCTGGCTGGCCCTCGGTGGCTTGGTCTATAGTGGCGTCTCCTTGATCGACTACCGCCTGTGGCTGAGCATCTCACACTGGTTCTACTTCGGCTGCATTCTCACGCTACTTCTGGTCCTCACCCCCGGAATCGGCACGGAACGCTATGGCGCCCAACGCTGGCTGGACCTGGGTTTTTTCGCGCTGCAACCCTCCGAACCGACCAAAGCGGCCGTGCTGCTGATGACCGCCGGAATCCTCGTGCGCTCCAAAGTCGGCACCCTCGGCCGCTCCCTCGGCACCTTGGGTAAATTGGCGCTTGCGGCAGGTTTACCCATCTTCCTTATCCTGCTCCAGCCCGACATTAAATCGGCTATCGTGCTGCCCCCTGTGATCTTCTCCATGCTCTACGTCTCCAAGCTTTCCACCCGCTTTTTTGCGGTGGCCTTGGGTGCGTTCCTGATCCTGGTCAGCCTGATCAGCCGGGACTGCTACCGCTACGTCAAGTTCATGGAAATCAACAACTTCTCTTTCTCCGCGGACAAGGGAAAGTTTGAACCGCACGCGCTGCTGCCGCTGCACGATTACCAGCGCAACCGGATCATTTCCTTCGCCATGCCCGACAAGATCGACCCGAACGGGGTGGGCTGGAACCAGCGCCAGTCGCTCATTTCGGTGGGCTCGGGCGGGCTGACCGGCAAGGGCTGGACTCAGGGGACGCAGGCCCAATTGGGCTACCTGCCACGCGCCGTGGCGCACAACGATTTTATCGCCTCGGTGATTGCCGAGGAAAAAGGATTTTTGGGAAGTGTTACAGTTTTGGGTTTGTTTGGGATAGTGATGTTTAACGGCATACGCATTGCGGGCCTGTCGCGAGACCGGTTCGGCACCTTGATCGCCATAGGCGTGACGGTGCTCTTCGCCGTGCACGTGTTTGTTAACATCGCGATGACCATCGGACTCGTGCCCATTACGGGCATACCGCTTCCCTTTATCAGTTACGGTGGCTCCTTTGTGCTGAGTTGCTGCTTGCTGCAAGGACTGGTCCAAAGCGTCTATCGCTTCCGAAAGGACTTCACATGA